A genomic window from Periweissella cryptocerci includes:
- a CDS encoding DUF2922 domain-containing protein, giving the protein MVETKKLVLTFKNSLGKTTSLTLAKFKEPVDPAKVEAAMVVIAQSQIFITKEGHRKYATPVSARIVTANTDEIVDLIAG; this is encoded by the coding sequence ATGGTAGAAACTAAAAAACTCGTATTAACTTTCAAAAACTCACTCGGCAAGACGACTTCATTGACGTTGGCAAAGTTCAAAGAACCGGTTGATCCAGCCAAGGTGGAAGCAGCAATGGTTGTAATTGCGCAAAGCCAAATTTTTATCACTAAGGAAGGGCACCGCAAGTACGCCACACCGGTGTCAGCCCGCATTGTGACGGCTAACACCGACGAAATCGTGGATTTAATCGCGGGCTAA
- a CDS encoding sigma-70 family RNA polymerase sigma factor, translating to MNETDAYTFIDTKESWATIYGMLRHLGVAAFDPDYEDYAQEAWLIFYQWLQEPAAAELAPEALRGIAYTRMYRRTLNQLRRNHRHRDMREDDEALAQTPMTANEEFELAWFTRLAFDKLTDRQRVILHWLVDHGDTQTAVADKLGVSRRTVSREIKIVRQQLLRDRIIERPLEA from the coding sequence ATGAACGAAACAGACGCATATACATTTATTGATACAAAGGAATCTTGGGCGACTATTTATGGCATGCTGCGGCATCTGGGCGTGGCGGCCTTTGATCCGGATTATGAGGATTATGCCCAAGAAGCGTGGCTGATTTTTTATCAGTGGCTACAAGAACCAGCGGCAGCAGAATTAGCACCGGAAGCTTTACGGGGTATCGCCTATACGCGCATGTATCGGCGGACCTTGAATCAATTACGGCGAAATCACCGGCACCGCGATATGCGTGAGGACGATGAAGCCTTAGCGCAAACGCCGATGACGGCTAATGAGGAATTTGAACTCGCGTGGTTTACGCGGTTGGCATTTGATAAATTGACCGACCGCCAGCGCGTCATCTTACACTGGCTCGTTGACCATGGCGACACGCAAACAGCCGTCGCCGATAAGTTGGGTGTCTCACGCCGAACTGTCTCACGCGAAATTAAAATTGTGCGCCAACAATTACTACGAGACCGCATTATTGAGCGCCCATTGGAGGCGTAA
- a CDS encoding SPFH domain-containing protein codes for MGMLNSITGAISGTLADQWKDIITAGPFDEHTVVAPGVFKQTNNGRGTNYSGSEGVITNGSKIFVPENTAAFTFSGAGIEDVITEPGEFEYSNGQESVFDGDTVSSAIFNQVKDRIKFGGQTDSQKQIAFVNLREIRGIKFGTHGPLIYNDLFYGADLGIQSYGSFSIKITNAEKFIRNYLPANVSSYSFDNSEARSQILAEFLQSFTIALTKLSKSYRISELSAQANDIAKAVVDDSHNAGSWDERFGFKLIKVGIESLELSHDSRELVKQYSANKMSTKAYEDVSQKTANIAAQQKIAQGIQDNGLGDGAGMMFGMNMAQNLGNNAEQKSGMTFDQQIDALKKLKELLDANILSQDEFDAKKKEIMGL; via the coding sequence ATGGGAATGTTAAATTCGATTACGGGTGCAATTAGTGGCACACTTGCCGATCAATGGAAAGATATAATCACAGCTGGCCCTTTTGATGAACACACAGTGGTCGCGCCGGGCGTTTTTAAACAAACGAATAATGGACGTGGTACAAATTATTCAGGTTCAGAAGGCGTAATTACAAATGGGTCTAAAATTTTTGTACCAGAAAATACGGCTGCATTTACTTTTAGTGGGGCAGGAATTGAAGACGTTATTACCGAACCGGGTGAATTTGAATACAGTAACGGCCAAGAGAGTGTTTTCGATGGAGACACGGTTAGTAGTGCAATTTTTAATCAAGTTAAGGATCGTATTAAATTTGGCGGTCAAACGGATTCACAGAAGCAGATAGCGTTTGTGAATTTACGCGAAATTCGTGGTATCAAATTTGGTACACATGGACCATTGATTTATAATGATCTATTTTATGGGGCAGACTTAGGCATTCAGTCGTATGGATCATTTTCAATAAAAATCACAAATGCGGAGAAATTCATCAGAAATTACCTACCTGCCAATGTTAGTAGTTATTCTTTTGATAATTCCGAAGCACGATCACAAATTTTAGCCGAGTTTTTGCAATCATTTACGATTGCACTGACTAAATTATCGAAAAGTTATCGAATTTCTGAGTTGTCTGCGCAGGCAAATGATATTGCCAAGGCCGTTGTTGATGATTCGCATAATGCGGGAAGTTGGGACGAACGTTTTGGTTTTAAATTAATAAAAGTTGGGATTGAATCACTTGAACTGTCACATGATTCACGTGAATTGGTTAAGCAATACTCAGCTAACAAGATGAGCACAAAGGCTTACGAAGATGTTTCACAAAAAACGGCCAATATTGCGGCCCAACAAAAAATTGCTCAAGGCATTCAAGATAATGGATTGGGTGATGGTGCTGGTATGATGTTTGGCATGAATATGGCACAAAATCTTGGTAACAATGCCGAACAAAAAAGTGGGATGACTTTTGACCAGCAAATTGATGCATTGAAAAAATTAAAAGAACTATTAGATGCCAATATTTTATCACAAGATGAATTTGACGCTAAGAAGAAAGAAATTATGGGGCTCTAA
- a CDS encoding helix-turn-helix domain-containing protein, translating into MMAVTLIFRDGQAIKEEIALLGFTQESFAKLINVDSSMLNQYLNDKKRMRPTTAKKIANGLKKQVIDVFVV; encoded by the coding sequence ATGATGGCAGTTACATTGATTTTTAGGGATGGGCAAGCGATTAAGGAAGAAATTGCGTTACTTGGTTTTACGCAAGAATCATTTGCAAAGTTAATCAATGTTGATTCAAGTATGTTAAATCAGTACTTGAATGACAAAAAACGGATGCGGCCAACTACTGCGAAAAAAATTGCTAATGGGTTAAAGAAGCAAGTCATCGATGTTTTTGTAGTTTGA
- a CDS encoding helix-turn-helix domain-containing protein produces MQTKEQFGASIKAIREQKNYTVRQVALWSEMSPSYLSQVENAKRDIPSPKTLRKIAKGLRVSEYKIFNLAGITTEKALPIDSEIDLAKLLAHNTNGMIFNGATLSASDVQKALDVLTGLFWDKVNYHENTKQKNDD; encoded by the coding sequence ATGCAAACAAAAGAACAATTTGGAGCGTCAATTAAAGCAATTCGCGAACAAAAAAATTACACTGTCCGCCAAGTGGCACTATGGAGCGAAATGTCACCTTCTTATCTCAGCCAAGTAGAAAATGCCAAGCGCGATATTCCTTCACCTAAGACCCTTCGTAAAATCGCAAAAGGATTACGCGTTTCAGAATATAAGATTTTTAATCTTGCTGGCATTACTACTGAAAAAGCATTACCAATTGACAGCGAAATTGATTTAGCAAAATTACTAGCACACAACACGAATGGCATGATTTTTAATGGTGCTACACTTTCAGCCAGCGATGTTCAAAAAGCGCTCGATGTTTTAACCGGCCTTTTCTGGGACAAAGTTAACTATCATGAAAATACAAAGCAAAAGAATGATGACTAG
- a CDS encoding SMI1/KNR4 family protein, with amino-acid sequence MMDTLSIIQQSIIQVTYDITPAGVDKFYLLGQAEADTVEMRFEHNGKIFGFDRSTLAESGADKHPNEDDLSVFEVEASEYMWVLFETFKLFKQERPQQVWMSYDINNQNSNNEFKYDVADENYEYEEAVLAWETVLKKSVSGETAVTNDSIYPNELRLKLQETDKPTQTLQIINPDVATKLDNLADKEADATKYTLIDEVSRELSTTELHELTTFQQKIDNTFGTNNSKRWELLFDLLKLKYPEKMQELPAGATDAQIKEAEIKLGFKIPEPLKVMYRQHNGEGTAAMGIFASYEMVSLDNMFFEKSFYRDANTYEINQVGTELRSNTKWLPFATVGDGSTLFVDLATPDGKVMVGWPEDISALGETLEEFILKIFASVYFGTLGNYPSDEYEQRYLSDVDKADLTVRFEFHDELKDFLEIFSSMKDKVKPADKQYTSEASTQANVTVEPIVYKSENSFAETQTPEAIPRHSPRLIEATIGMWKNAFNFTGKTTRAEYWLAIIGNVILFIGVEVILGVLQATFGENNSVVSIVMNLVLGFSIVLVYLSLPLNIRRFRDVGWTPFLILTLFLGPVGVMVCFIAALMNSKEFH; translated from the coding sequence ATGATGGATACGTTGTCGATCATTCAACAAAGCATAATTCAAGTTACCTATGACATTACTCCGGCAGGTGTGGACAAGTTCTATTTACTAGGACAGGCAGAAGCCGATACAGTGGAAATGCGCTTTGAACACAACGGGAAAATTTTTGGCTTTGATCGTAGTACTTTAGCTGAAAGCGGTGCTGATAAACACCCGAATGAGGATGATTTATCGGTATTTGAAGTTGAAGCGTCTGAGTATATGTGGGTTTTATTTGAAACGTTTAAACTGTTCAAGCAAGAACGCCCCCAGCAGGTATGGATGAGCTATGACATAAATAATCAAAACTCAAATAATGAATTTAAGTATGATGTGGCTGATGAAAATTATGAGTATGAAGAAGCAGTTTTGGCATGGGAAACCGTGTTAAAGAAAAGTGTGAGTGGTGAAACAGCAGTAACAAATGATTCAATTTACCCAAACGAACTGAGACTTAAACTTCAAGAAACGGATAAGCCCACACAAACGTTACAAATCATCAATCCGGATGTAGCAACTAAGCTTGATAATCTGGCGGACAAGGAAGCTGACGCGACAAAGTACACATTGATTGATGAGGTTTCGCGAGAACTTAGCACAACAGAATTGCATGAGCTCACCACGTTCCAGCAGAAAATTGATAATACATTTGGAACAAATAATAGTAAACGTTGGGAATTACTTTTTGATTTACTGAAGCTAAAGTATCCTGAAAAAATGCAAGAACTCCCCGCTGGTGCGACAGATGCACAAATCAAAGAAGCTGAGATAAAACTCGGCTTCAAAATCCCCGAGCCATTGAAGGTTATGTATCGGCAACACAATGGTGAAGGTACGGCGGCGATGGGGATTTTTGCTAGCTATGAAATGGTATCACTAGATAATATGTTTTTTGAAAAAAGTTTTTACCGCGATGCAAATACTTATGAAATTAACCAAGTTGGGACTGAATTGCGAAGTAATACCAAGTGGCTACCATTTGCGACGGTTGGTGATGGTTCAACTTTGTTTGTCGATTTGGCAACGCCGGATGGTAAGGTGATGGTTGGTTGGCCAGAAGACATTTCGGCGCTTGGTGAAACGTTGGAAGAATTTATTTTAAAGATATTTGCGAGTGTTTATTTTGGTACATTAGGGAATTATCCTTCAGATGAATATGAGCAACGTTATTTATCTGATGTAGACAAAGCAGATTTGACAGTGCGGTTTGAATTTCACGATGAATTGAAGGATTTCTTGGAAATTTTTAGTTCGATGAAGGATAAAGTTAAGCCCGCGGATAAACAATATACATCCGAAGCTTCAACGCAGGCAAATGTGACTGTTGAACCAATAGTTTACAAAAGTGAAAATTCATTTGCGGAAACACAGACGCCCGAGGCTATACCCCGACACAGCCCACGTTTGATAGAAGCGACTATTGGGATGTGGAAGAATGCCTTTAACTTTACTGGCAAGACAACCCGCGCTGAATATTGGCTGGCAATTATCGGCAACGTAATATTATTCATTGGTGTAGAAGTAATTCTAGGTGTACTACAAGCAACATTTGGTGAAAATAATTCAGTAGTAAGTATTGTGATGAACCTGGTACTTGGATTTTCAATCGTATTAGTATATTTATCACTCCCGCTTAATATCCGCCGGTTTCGTGATGTCGGTTGGACGCCATTTTTAATTTTGACACTATTTCTTGGGCCAGTTGGCGTGATGGTGTGTTTTATCGCTGCACTAATGAATTCTAAAGAATTTCATTAA
- a CDS encoding DUF4352 domain-containing protein: MKKTYGGIAVAILLILIGIWFFQSNKASKPRVNDVSYGVKLNVNSFSNVSKTSNHDIQNTTTPGKDKLVSVNITLTNTTKKKIDFDPSQFVLKLADGIKYQPYTGPIPSKAPFLAWAKINPNPKVVFDNVIPVVKPKTSRTVNVGFAVPLDSTITKEATLMFVGLNQGTPYRNFSLDVH, from the coding sequence ATGAAAAAAACATATGGCGGAATCGCTGTAGCAATATTATTAATACTAATTGGTATTTGGTTTTTTCAGAGCAACAAGGCAAGCAAACCGCGTGTCAACGATGTTTCCTATGGGGTTAAGTTAAACGTTAATTCATTTAGTAATGTATCGAAAACAAGCAACCATGACATTCAAAACACGACCACCCCTGGCAAAGACAAATTAGTCAGCGTCAATATTACATTGACTAACACGACTAAAAAGAAGATTGATTTTGATCCAAGTCAATTTGTTTTGAAATTGGCTGACGGCATAAAGTATCAACCATATACCGGTCCCATACCTTCCAAAGCGCCCTTCTTGGCATGGGCGAAAATCAACCCCAATCCTAAAGTGGTGTTTGACAACGTTATTCCCGTCGTCAAACCGAAAACATCGCGAACCGTAAATGTTGGCTTCGCCGTTCCACTCGATAGCACTATCACGAAGGAAGCGACGCTAATGTTCGTTGGCCTTAACCAAGGTACACCATATCGTAATTTTTCGTTAGATGTTCACTAA
- a CDS encoding leucine-rich repeat protein, protein MSQNMHHNIYSHFQHTMPASLYRSHTHHWVYTGLATITLLGGLGATPVTLVHAAGVGQSAKIGTNAKSTKNATTTKATAQKTKSPRAIPVSNHTFVVNDFTYTTNSDGTRTITGFNTGNFDYNSWDGILAFPAELSTGANKVTVLGESAFASTKVTAVDFTNLPSLTTLVYGAFMYTSLTSLDLSPLVNLESIGPQVFAAVPSLTSVNFTNLNHLQSLGGGIFSGSAITEIDLTALPALEIIGGPSYSGEHTVDTGAFNNCPQLKTVKIANMESLQTIGRSAFRDCASLTSVELAQLPALTTIDWRAFNSTNITDVILSDLPSLTSVDSGFYGTQSLHQITINNINPTVDIDNAFSGTHNRGIVVPTTLNDVETAKKFATKINEADNNKFTGPDIWYANATVQYTFIDQDNNPITVDGNNKPVTPIALSGPIDTPYTVPDVPEIAGYGEPTLYSGVATGTFTFAPQEVVYKYRATAKPFTVYLVDDAGAELKTQQYSGFADESFDLTPPAVDGYTFKELATRPIVGNDNARALITELTWIRNDALKGTSVKFGANNGTSYKFVYSKNTTTPDPNSDTNNGTNTDGTGTNTSGGSNTGGGAGTNTSGGSNTGGGAGAGTTADKEPTDTAKTPTIANTNPTPLPTSLPGSGGGSPTTRTPTTLTNTPAYGYTPVTTSNSSQKLPQSGNATNHLLPVIGTALLAGILGSLYVFGKKRR, encoded by the coding sequence ATGTCACAGAATATGCATCATAATATTTACAGCCACTTCCAACACACCATGCCTGCTAGTTTATATCGCAGTCATACTCATCATTGGGTTTATACCGGTCTTGCTACCATTACGTTACTTGGTGGTTTAGGTGCAACACCGGTCACATTGGTTCATGCTGCCGGTGTTGGGCAATCCGCAAAAATCGGCACCAACGCAAAATCCACCAAGAATGCCACTACTACAAAAGCAACGGCACAAAAGACCAAATCACCACGCGCAATCCCGGTGTCTAACCATACTTTTGTCGTGAACGATTTTACTTACACAACGAATAGCGATGGCACGCGGACAATCACTGGGTTCAATACTGGTAACTTTGACTACAATAGTTGGGACGGAATTCTCGCATTCCCAGCAGAATTGAGTACGGGCGCAAATAAAGTTACGGTGCTTGGCGAGTCTGCCTTTGCCAGTACCAAAGTGACTGCGGTTGATTTTACTAATCTCCCATCATTAACTACACTCGTTTACGGGGCGTTTATGTACACGAGTTTAACCAGCCTTGATCTCAGCCCATTAGTTAATTTAGAATCAATCGGGCCACAAGTATTTGCCGCCGTGCCAAGCCTAACATCAGTTAACTTCACTAATTTGAATCATTTACAATCATTAGGAGGCGGAATTTTTAGTGGTTCCGCAATCACTGAGATTGATTTAACTGCGCTACCAGCCTTAGAAATAATTGGTGGGCCAAGTTACTCTGGTGAACACACCGTTGATACCGGTGCGTTTAATAACTGTCCACAATTAAAAACTGTCAAAATCGCTAACATGGAAAGCCTACAAACAATTGGCCGGAGTGCTTTCAGAGATTGTGCTAGCTTAACCAGTGTTGAGTTAGCGCAACTGCCGGCATTAACTACGATTGATTGGCGCGCATTTAACAGCACGAATATAACTGATGTAATATTGAGCGATTTGCCAAGTTTAACATCTGTTGATTCCGGCTTTTATGGTACTCAGTCTTTACACCAAATTACAATTAATAACATTAATCCAACGGTCGATATCGACAATGCCTTTTCAGGTACGCACAATCGCGGAATCGTGGTTCCAACTACGCTAAATGACGTTGAAACGGCAAAAAAATTCGCCACCAAAATTAATGAGGCCGATAATAACAAATTTACCGGGCCGGATATTTGGTATGCTAACGCCACGGTCCAGTACACGTTCATCGACCAAGACAACAACCCGATTACCGTTGATGGCAACAACAAGCCGGTCACACCAATCGCACTTTCGGGGCCAATTGATACGCCATATACGGTGCCCGACGTTCCAGAAATTGCGGGTTATGGCGAACCAACCCTTTACTCCGGTGTAGCCACTGGAACGTTTACGTTTGCTCCACAAGAGGTTGTGTACAAATACCGCGCAACCGCCAAGCCATTCACGGTGTATTTGGTTGATGATGCTGGTGCCGAATTAAAAACGCAACAATATTCCGGTTTTGCCGATGAAAGTTTTGATTTGACCCCACCGGCTGTGGACGGCTACACGTTCAAAGAACTCGCCACCCGCCCCATCGTTGGTAACGACAACGCCCGGGCACTTATCACCGAATTAACTTGGATTCGCAACGACGCCCTCAAAGGCACATCCGTAAAATTCGGTGCCAATAATGGGACGAGTTACAAATTTGTCTACAGCAAAAATACCACCACACCCGATCCAAATTCAGATACGAACAACGGTACAAATACTGATGGCACTGGCACGAATACCAGTGGCGGCTCGAATACTGGTGGCGGGGCTGGTACGAATACCAGTGGCGGTTCGAATACTGGTGGCGGGGCTGGGGCTGGCACAACAGCGGATAAGGAACCTACCGATACTGCTAAAACGCCAACAATCGCGAATACGAATCCCACACCATTACCAACAAGTTTACCCGGTAGTGGTGGCGGTTCCCCAACTACCAGAACGCCAACGACACTCACAAATACACCGGCATACGGCTACACACCGGTCACCACTAGTAACTCAAGTCAGAAATTACCACAATCTGGTAACGCGACTAATCACTTGTTACCAGTAATCGGCACCGCCCTACTTGCTGGTATCCTTGGCAGCCTGTATGTATTTGGCAAAAAACGTCGCTAA
- the tyrS gene encoding tyrosine--tRNA ligase, giving the protein MEILSDLKWRGAINQLTDEAGMEELLGAKQVGLYAGIDPTADSMHIGHLIPFMILKRFQLAGHKPVIVIGGGTGSIGDPSGRNSERVLQTMDQVMHNESALTGQMVHLFGTENFRVVNNRDWLGKIGMLDFLRDYGKLFSVNTMLAKDVVASRLEVGISYTEFTYQILQSVDFLHLFREEDVQIQVGGADQWGNITAGTDLIHRLEGSEAKAYGLTIPLMLKADGTKFGKSAGGAVWLDAAKTSPYEFYQFWYNQADADVVKYLKYFTFLSHEEIAALETAVATDPGKREAQRRLAQEVTAFVHSPAAVEEAERISAALFSGDVQELTASEIEQGFANMPDFALTAEPKNIVDFIVDAGVDKSKRQAREDVENGAIRINGEQIKDLEAIVDPTAMYDGKFVIVRRGKKKYFLGRVNG; this is encoded by the coding sequence ATGGAAATTTTAAGTGATTTAAAATGGCGCGGTGCCATTAACCAATTAACCGATGAAGCAGGAATGGAAGAATTATTGGGCGCAAAGCAAGTTGGCTTGTACGCTGGGATTGACCCAACGGCGGATTCAATGCACATCGGGCACTTGATTCCCTTCATGATTTTGAAACGTTTCCAATTAGCTGGGCACAAGCCTGTGATTGTTATTGGTGGGGGAACTGGTTCAATCGGGGATCCATCAGGGCGTAACTCTGAACGGGTTCTCCAAACGATGGACCAAGTTATGCACAATGAATCAGCTTTGACGGGCCAAATGGTGCACTTGTTTGGAACGGAAAACTTCCGCGTGGTCAATAACCGCGACTGGTTGGGAAAAATTGGCATGCTTGATTTCTTGCGTGACTACGGTAAGTTGTTCTCAGTTAACACAATGTTGGCGAAGGATGTTGTGGCTTCACGTTTGGAAGTTGGGATTTCATACACTGAATTTACCTACCAAATTCTCCAATCTGTGGACTTCTTGCACTTGTTCCGCGAAGAAGACGTCCAAATCCAAGTTGGTGGTGCCGATCAATGGGGTAACATCACCGCTGGGACTGACTTAATCCACCGGCTTGAAGGTTCAGAAGCCAAAGCTTACGGCTTGACGATTCCTTTGATGTTGAAGGCTGACGGAACGAAATTTGGTAAATCAGCCGGCGGTGCAGTTTGGTTGGATGCTGCCAAGACGTCACCTTACGAATTCTACCAATTCTGGTACAACCAAGCGGATGCGGATGTTGTGAAATACTTGAAGTACTTCACTTTCTTGAGCCACGAAGAAATTGCGGCTTTGGAAACGGCGGTGGCAACTGATCCCGGCAAGCGTGAAGCTCAACGTCGCTTGGCTCAAGAAGTGACGGCATTTGTCCACAGCCCAGCTGCGGTTGAAGAAGCGGAACGAATTTCAGCAGCGTTGTTCTCAGGGGATGTCCAAGAATTGACGGCTAGCGAAATCGAACAAGGCTTTGCCAACATGCCTGATTTTGCCTTGACGGCTGAACCTAAAAACATCGTCGACTTCATTGTGGACGCCGGTGTGGATAAGTCAAAACGCCAAGCCCGTGAAGACGTTGAAAATGGCGCCATCCGGATTAACGGTGAACAAATCAAGGATTTGGAAGCCATCGTTGACCCAACAGCAATGTACGATGGCAAGTTCGTCATCGTGCGTCGTGGTAAGAAGAAGTACTTCTTGGGACGTGTGAACGGTTAA
- a CDS encoding CAP domain-containing protein, giving the protein MKKMVSMALLSVVALSTVMVSNEKPTEAATRYAQVSAKKMHKTVYHLKKANGSAVAIKGGKHARVLKSKKSVANKFHNKLYVTKQIKLKHGAKKVTYYYVSNLKKYVLKSQLAKGAPKAWYIKSSKNMAASASLANTNEWYTLYGFSGTKTGVKANMKHTEITDLKGSYKFSVYNKLTVVQGTKSVIYYQVSGKMSGYLPASALKFAPSSPKKEQSSGNKTTTTSSTNSNSTNNSTQSTNDSGNAQSNSSHSTDSDSTTGWLNVPKEYTQYTYTDKNDRSYKPAQAFIEGDGSVRELRYNLADGSQVVKYVDDYSSAHIFVEPHFKTSVDSAYQSYQVRNLDNSIVSPTGEYVGANGKITTLYFNKATTDGDDAIDLSNFTNGKYSKLDKDFSRTLKDRENGIELAEVIALNTHRSANGKTALINNQFLQKFAEMRAQKLTSAGHDDYETDMNKALISSGLALAAKQENSLWVDGFNRTKTDTQIAVSLVQQWTDSAPHEITQMGDYESVGFGVNIMTTGRIVSFADFGTFTAGTTLNLDDVFDF; this is encoded by the coding sequence ATGAAGAAAATGGTGTCAATGGCATTGTTGTCAGTAGTTGCTTTATCAACAGTAATGGTATCCAACGAAAAGCCAACTGAAGCAGCAACCCGATATGCGCAAGTTAGTGCGAAGAAAATGCACAAAACGGTATATCACTTGAAAAAAGCCAATGGTTCAGCAGTAGCAATTAAAGGCGGAAAACACGCGCGAGTGTTGAAATCAAAAAAATCTGTTGCTAATAAGTTTCACAACAAGTTGTATGTAACGAAGCAAATTAAATTAAAACATGGTGCTAAGAAGGTAACTTATTACTATGTAAGTAACTTGAAAAAGTATGTATTGAAATCACAATTAGCAAAAGGTGCTCCAAAAGCATGGTACATTAAATCAAGTAAGAATATGGCTGCGAGTGCATCATTAGCCAACACCAATGAATGGTACACATTGTACGGTTTCTCAGGTACGAAGACTGGTGTTAAAGCTAACATGAAGCATACCGAAATTACCGATTTGAAGGGTAGCTACAAGTTTAGCGTGTATAATAAACTCACGGTGGTTCAAGGTACAAAGTCCGTTATTTACTATCAAGTTAGTGGCAAAATGTCCGGGTATTTGCCTGCCAGTGCATTAAAATTTGCTCCTTCTTCACCTAAGAAGGAGCAAAGTTCTGGTAATAAAACAACTACCACTTCAAGTACCAATTCGAATAGCACAAATAACAGTACGCAATCAACCAATGACAGCGGAAATGCCCAATCAAATAGTAGTCACTCAACTGATTCAGACAGTACAACTGGTTGGCTAAATGTACCAAAGGAATATACCCAATACACATACACTGACAAGAACGACAGGAGCTACAAACCAGCGCAAGCATTCATCGAAGGCGATGGTTCTGTACGCGAGTTGCGTTATAACTTGGCGGATGGCTCACAAGTTGTAAAGTATGTAGACGATTATTCATCAGCACATATCTTTGTGGAGCCTCACTTTAAGACATCGGTAGACAGTGCATATCAAAGCTATCAAGTACGTAATTTAGACAACTCGATTGTGAGCCCAACTGGTGAATATGTTGGTGCAAACGGCAAAATAACTACTCTATATTTCAACAAAGCAACTACTGATGGCGATGATGCGATTGACTTGTCTAATTTTACTAATGGGAAATACAGTAAGCTAGACAAAGATTTCTCGAGGACTTTAAAAGATCGTGAAAATGGTATTGAATTAGCTGAAGTGATAGCACTTAACACACATCGTTCAGCAAATGGTAAAACAGCGTTGATTAACAATCAATTTTTACAAAAATTCGCAGAAATGCGTGCACAAAAATTGACTTCTGCGGGACACGATGATTATGAAACGGACATGAATAAAGCATTGATTTCATCAGGGCTTGCTTTGGCGGCCAAACAAGAAAACTCATTGTGGGTGGACGGTTTTAATCGAACTAAGACCGATACACAAATTGCTGTTTCTTTAGTGCAACAATGGACTGATAGTGCACCACATGAAATAACTCAGATGGGGGACTATGAAAGTGTTGGATTTGGAGTTAATATTATGACCACAGGTCGTATAGTTTCTTTCGCAGACTTTGGTACATTTACTGCTGGTACAACACTAAACCTTGATGATGTGTTTGATTTCTAA